In Polyangiaceae bacterium, the genomic window TGATCGTGGACGAAGAGCAGCGCTTCGGCGTCACGCACAAAGAGCGCATCAAGCAGCTCCGCGCGTCGGTGGACGTGCTCACGCTCTCGGCGACGCCCATCCCGCGCACGCTCCAGATGGCGGTGGGCGGCATGCGGGACATGTCCCTGATCACGACGCCGCCCATGGACCGGCGCTCCATCCGCACCATCACCTCGCGCTACGACGAGCAGATCATCAGCGAGGCCATCGAGCGCGAGCTGTCGCGCGGCGGGCAGGTCTTCTACGTGTACAACCGCGTCGAGGGCATCTACGAGCGCGCCGCCCGCGTGCAGGAGCTGGTGCCTGGCGCGAAGGTCGCCGTGGGTCACGGGCAGATGAGCGAAGCGGCGCTGGAGCAGACCATGCTCGACTTCGTCGAGGGCCGCTTCGACGTGCTGGTCTCCACCGCCATCATCGAGAGCGGGCTCGACATCCCGCGCGCGAACACCATCATCGTCGATCGCGCCGACATGTTCGGGCTCTCGCAGCTCTACCAGCTGCGCGGAAGGGTCGGGCGCAGCACGGAGCGCGCCTACTGCTACCTACTCGTGCCGCCGCCGAGCCAGCTCAGCGACGAGGCCCGGAGCCGCATCGAGGCGCTGGAACGCCACACCGAGCTCGGGGCGGGCTTTCAGATCGCGACCCTCGACATGGAGCTGCGCGGCGCGGGAGATCTGCTCGGCGCCGAGCAGAGCGGCTTCGTCGCCAGCGTCGGCTTCGACCTGTTCTGCCAGATGCTCCAGGAGGCATCTCACGAGCTCCGGGGAGAGACCGTGATCCACGGGGTGGATCCGGATCTCTCCTTCGACGTGGACGCGCTCTTGCCCGAGGACTACGTGGCCGAAATCGGCGTGCGGCTCAGCTTGTACAAGCGCCTCTCGAGCGCGAGCGACGAGCACGAGGTGCAGGACATCGCGACCGAGATGGAAGATCGCTTCGGGCCTCCGCCCGTCGAGGCCAGGGCCCTGGTCGAGCTGATGCGGCTGAAGACCGAGCTGCGGCGCTTGATGGTGCTGGGTTGCGAGGCCAGCGCGAAGAGCGTGTCGCTGCACCTGCGCGACGACACGCCGCTCGACCCGATGAAGATCGGCGAGCTGGTGGGCAAGAAGAAGAGCCCCTGGCGCATCTCGCCAGACGGGCGGCTCGCGCGCAGAGTGGTGGAAGGCGAGAGCTTCCCGAACGGCATCGCGCTGGCGGACAAGGCGCTCGAGGAGCTGGCGGAGTGCGGAAAGAGCTAGCGCTCAGAAGCGACCCACCGCGCCGAGCCCGGTCGGCCCGAGGTAGAGCGCGGCGCGCTCGCGGCCCCGACCCCAGTCCACCACGAAAAGGCCCAGGGCCGCGGTGCCGGCGGCCGTGAGCGCGGTCGCGCCGAGCAAGAGGTTGGTGCGCAGCTCCTTGTCGTGCCCCGCCGCCACGCGCGCGTCGGCCTGTCGCTGGCTCAGGCCCGGCAGATCGCGCTCGTAGTCGTCGAACGCGCGCTGCGTATCCAGCGCGCTCCACACGGTCACGCCGCCGACCACCGCGGTGACGCCCGCTCCCACGTAGAACCAGAGCGGGCTCGGTCCCGGTGGCGGAGGAGGCGGCGGCCGGGGTGGCGGTGGCTTGCGCGGCGGAACGACGACCTCCTTGGGACGGTGGACCGCGAGCCGCAGGCGCTCGCCGGCCTCGAGGCGCAGGGTCTTGTCCAGCAGCGTCTTGCCGTCCAAGACCACGCGCACATGGTGCTCCCCCGGATCCACGCGCGCAACGCCTTCGACCGGCTGCTCGTCGACGAACGCCTGGGCGCCCGGAGCCGCGTCGATCTCCAGCGTGGCCACGTTGCGCTCGGCCTGCGCCTTCTCGTTCTGGACCTCGGGCAGGAGGTCCTTCGGCGTCTCCGGATCCGCCAGCACCCGCTCGAAGTGCCCGAGCGCGCTCACGTAGCGCCGGAGCTTCGACTGGGCGAGGGCCCAGTTGAACAGCACGACCGGATGGGGCCGGAGCTTCTGCGCCGCCTCGAAGTGCGCCGCGGCGTCCGCCCAGCGCTGAGTCCGGTAGGCCTCGATGCCCGCCTCGAACTCGAGGCGCCCGCAGGTCTCGGCACCTTGGTCGCACTCCTGGGCTCGGAGCGGCGTCGCCGCGGCGGCGAGGGCCAGAGACAGGAGCAGGCTTCGCCAGACGCGCATCGACGCCAGAGGTTACTGCGCCGTCTCACTTCTTGCCAAAGGGGTACTTGGTGACGAGAGGGTCGCCCTTCTTCGTGGCGGGCCCGGTCTTGGCGCCGCCCTTCTTCACCGGCTTGTCCGCGCTCGGCGCCGGCAGAGGCTCCGGGATCCTCGAGAGCGGCACGACGACGCCGCGCTCGCGGTCGGGCACCACGGAGAGCTTGGCCGGCTCGAAGCCTTCCGCCCTCACCTCGATTTCCACCGCCGTCTCACTCCGAGGCACGCTCGCGCGCCGAGGCCTGCCCTCCGCCAACACACCCGCGACGCGAATCGTCGCCTCGACGTCGGGCTGGGTCGTCACCTCGACGCTCACCTCTGCGGGCAGCGGCGCCGCGGAGGGCGCCGGCCCGGGCGTGGGCCTCGGCTCCGACTTGAGCGCGAGGCCCGCGAGCCCGACCGTGAGCACCGCGCCGCCGGCGGCCAGCGCGTACGCCCAGAGGCGCGGCTTCTGCGGTTCGGGCCGCAGCGAAACCACGCCGCTCGCGCGCTCGTTCGCGCCGAGCACGTCGCGACCCGTGACCTCTTCGGTGGAGGCCTGGCGCAGCGCCTCGATGGCTTTCTGCTGCTCCTCGCGCTCGCTCTCGAAGAGCCGGGTCACGGAACCCGCGAGCAGCGCCTGCGGGTCGTCCGTGTCACGGGAGCGCACGAACGCGTCGAGATCCCGCGCCAGCTCGCCGGCGTTTTGGTAGCGCTTGTCAGGCTCGCTCTCCAGCGCCCGCGACAAGATCTTGCCGAGCTCTTCGGGGAATCCCTCGACGCGCGCGCAGGGGTCCGGAATCTCCTCGAACAGGAGCTTGTGCAAGGTCTCCGACTCGTCGATCCCGGCGAACAAACGCGCGCCGACCGCGGCCTCGTACAGCGTCGCGCCGAGCGCGAACAGATCGGCGCGGTGGTCGAACTCCTTGCCCAGCACCTGCTCCGGCGCCATGTAGCTGAACTTGCCCTTCACGCGCCCGAGCGTGGTCTGCGCGATGCGTCCGGCAGCGCGAGCGATGCCGAAGTCGATCAGCTTGACCTCGCCGCGGTAGGTCACGAACACGTTCTGCGGGCTCACGTCGCGGTGCACGAGCCCGAGGGAGTTCCCCTGATCGTCCTCGAGCTGGTGGGCGTAGCCGAGACCGTCGGCGATGCGCGCACCGAGCCAGGCGACGGCCTCCGGCGCCAGGCGTTCGTTGCGACGCCCGAGTGCGCTCGTCAGCTTCGAGAGCGGCTGTCCGTGCAGGTACTCCATCGCCAGGAACAGCGTGTCGCCCTCACGACCCAGCTCGTGCACCTGCACGATGTTCGGGTGCGCGACGCGCACCAAGAGGTTCGCCTCGTCCAGGAACTGACTGATGAACTCCTTTTCCTCGGACAGGTGGTCGTGCACGACCTTGATGGCGACGAAGCGCTCGAAGCTCATCGGTCCGGTCAGGCGCCCGAGGTAGACGGCAGCGCTTCCGCCGACGCCGATGCGGGAGCCGACCTGATAGCGACCGAGCCGGCTCCCCGCCAGCCGGCGGCGAGACTCGAAGCTCGGTGCTGCTGCTGTGGCGGCCACGGTTCACCTGGTCGGCATCTTCAGGATGCGCTCGACGAGCGTCCACTCTTCGCGCGAGAGGTTGTCGGCAGCGTCGCGCAACGCGGCCTTGAAGCGGAGGAGCAGCTGGCGATCGAGCTCCGGCAAGCGCAGAAGCAAGAGCTCGAGGATGCCCACCGCGCGCTCCGGCAGCGGCCGGCGCGCCATGGAGTGCAGCTCGATGGCGAGGTTCGCCCAGGTCGCGTCGTGGGTGACTTCGCTCAGCTTGAGACCGTAGACGCCGACCGTGTCGAGCACGTCACGGGGAACCACCCGGCCCTGCTTGGCCTTGGCGAGCACGCCCTTCAGGTGATCGCCGAGCAAGCGCGCCGCGGCGTCGTGGCGCCCCATGGCGATCATGCGATCTGCCATGCGCGCCATGGTCAAGAGGCCGTCCGCCTTCTCGGTGCGCTGGGTGGTGTCGCCCCCCTCCGAGGGGTACACCGAGGGCTCCGGCGCTCGCACCATGGGAACCGTCACCTGGGCCGGGACCTCCGGCTGGGTCGGCTGCTGGCGTGTGACGACCGCCGCCAGCTGCACCGACGGCTGGGCCTTGGGCGTAGGCTGACTGACCCGCGGGGACGGTGGCTCGAGTGTCTCGATCCCGTCGTCCACGGCCCGCACCACGAGCTCCTGGGTGCCCACGATGATCCGGTCGCCGTCGTGCAGCGGAGTGGGCCCGGAGATGGGGACTTCGTTGACGATCACGCCGTTGGTGCTGCCCAGATCCTCGACGAAGAGCGCGACCTTGGAGACCAACAGCCGGGCGTGATGCCGCGAAACCAGCATGTCCTCTACGATGACCTGGCAGCTCCGACTGCGCCCCAGCAGGAGCTCACCCCGCGAGAGGGCGAGCTCGTTTCCTCCCATCAGCAACGCGAAGCGACGCCCCGTGCTCGGGACGCCCCCACTGAGCTCCGCGCGCGGCCAAGTGACCGGCGTGTTCCGCACGCAGCTACTATAGGGGGAAAGCCTCGAAGGGTCGACTCGCTGTGGCATACTCGCGCGGTGGGTCGCGTCCTTCTGTTCAGCATCGGGCTGGCGTGCGCGGCGTGTAGCTTGTTCCCGGACACGGCCCCCCGCTTGGAGGACGACTCGGGGGCGGGGGGCGTTGCAGGAACCACACCCGGGGGTGGAACCGGGGGAACGGCCGGGATCGGCGCCACGAGCGGAGGTGGCAGCAGTGGCAGCGGCGGCAGCGCCGGAGACGCGGGCGACGCCGGCGACGCGGCGGGGTGCGGGGGACAGCAAGCGCTCACGCTGGACGCTGCTCGCGACACCTACATTGGCAGCAGTCCGCCCACGGCCAACCATGGCAGCAAGTCGATCCTGGAGGTCCTCACCTTCACCCAGAGCTCGGGGCAACGCGCGCTGGTGGGGTTCGAGCTGAGCAAGGGGACGCTGCCGGCCGGCGCGAAGCTCGAGAAGGCGACGCTCTCTCTGCGCGTGCTGCTGAACGAAGGTGCAACCCAAGACCTCGGCGCGCACCGCTTGCAGAAGAGCTGGACGGAGGACGGCGCGACCTGGGCGAAGTACGACGGATCATCCAACTGGCTGAAGAACGGCGGCGACTTCTTGCCACCCTCGAGCCAGGTCGCGGTCGGACCGAACGTCAAGGTCGGCGACACGCTCGGCTGGGACGTCACCGCGGACGTGGCGGGTGTGCTCGACGGCTCCCTCGGCAACGAAGGCTGGCTGGTCAAGCCACTCGTCGATGACCCGCTCGATGGCGAGAAGCTCCACTTCGCGAGCCGCGAAGGCACGGACCCGGTCGCACGGCCGAAGCTCGAGCTGGTCTATGTCATCTGCCCGTGAGGGCGCTAGATTGGGCTCGTGCCTGGGGTGATGCCGTACCGGCTCAAGGTTCCCACCGGCTGGCTGCCGCTGGCGCCCGGGGGCTACGAGATCGGGCGCAGCGCGCACTGTCAGGTCATCCTCGACGGCGCCAAGGTCTCGCGCCTGCACGCGCGCATCGTCGTCGACTCGACGGGGGTCAGCGTCGAGGATCTCGGCAGCTCGAACGGCGTGTTCGTGAACGGCCGGCGCGTGGTGCGCGGGCGCCAAGCCATCATGCCGGGCGATCGCCTCTTGGTCGGGGACGTCGAGCTCGAGCTGTCGTTGGGAGAGGTACCGGACAGCCTACCGCCCGATCACCGCCCCTCCGGGCGACCGACGCTGGTGGACTCACTGCCGGCGCCGGGGGAGAGCCGCAACGTCGCCACGTCCAAGGCCCACGCGCTCGAGCTGCTCGGCAGCGTCGCCGAGCGCGCCATTGGCACCGGCGACGCCAAACGCGCGGAGCTCATCCTCGGCGGAAGGCTGCGCGAGGTGCTGGCAGCTGCGGCCGCTGGCGGCTGCGACGCCCTGTCGCGAGAGCTGGCGATGAGGCAAGCGCTCCTCCTGGCGCGCACCCTGCCCTCCGCTGCTTGGGTGGACTACTCGATCGACCTCTTGAGCTCGACGCGCAGTCTGCCCTCCGACACCGAGCTGTCCGCGCTGGAGTCCGCGGCCCAGAAGGTCAGCGGCGCGGACGCGCGCAAGCTCCAGGACTACACGACGTTGGTGCGAGCGATGCCCAGCTCGCTGGAGAAGGTGCGCTCGCTTCAGCGCCTGGAGGCCGTGCTGGCGACCGTGTGCGGACGCCAGTAGCGCCTCAGGCGTCAGCCTCGGCGGCGTCGAACAGCTGCGCCTGCGCCGGCGCCGACAGCGCGGGATCGAAGCAGCGGCGGCAGCGCGCCTCGTAGGACTCGGTGCCGCCCACGACCACCGTGGCGTCACGCCGCACCAGGCGCTGGGAGCGATCCGCGGGGTTCCCGCAGAGCATGCAGATTGCCAGGTTCTTGGTCACGTACTCCGCCACCGCCATCAGGTGCGGCATGGGCTCGAAGGGGCGTCCCAGGTAGTCCTGGTCCAGACCCGCGACCACGACGCGCTTGCCCTCGTTCGCCAGCCGCTCGGCCACGCCGACCACCGGCGGGCCGAAGAACTGCGCCTCGTCGATGCCGATCACGTCCGCGTCGGCGGCGTGCTCCAGGATCTCGTGGGCGTCGTCCACCGCCACCGCCGTCAGCTCCTGCTTGGAGTGACTGACCACGCTGTCTGGGGCGTAACGCGCGTCGATGCGCGGCTTGAAGATCTTGACGCGCTGCTTGGCATACGTGGCGCGGTTCAGGCGGCGGATCAGCTCCTCGGTCTTGCCGCTGAACATGCAGCCGGTGATGACCTCGATCCAACCGGTGTCGTGCGGGACGTGATGCATCGCGGCTCTCCGTCAAACCCTGCCGCGGGGCGACGTCAACCCTTCACGCCGCCGGCGGTCAGCCCGGCGACCAGGTTCTTCTGCACCACGTAGAACAGCAGCATCACCGGCAAGCTGACCAGGATGGAGCCCGCCGCGAACGTCCCCCACGCCGCGTCGTGCTCGCCGACGTAGCGCTGGAGCACCACCGGCAAGGTCAGCGCTTCCTCCTTGCCGAGGATGGTCGCGGCCAGGATGAACTCGTTGTAGGCGCTCATGAAGGCGAACAGCGCCGTGACCGCGATGGCCGGCCGCGCCGCAGGCAGCACCACCCGCAGGAAGGCGCCGAGCCGGGTAGCGCCGTCCACCATGGCGGCCTCCTCCAGATCTTTCGGGATGGTGTCGAAGGCGCCGCGCAGCTGGAAGATGGCAAACGGCACGCTGGTGGTCGCGTAGCAGACGACCAGGCCCGTGCGCGTGTCGAGCAGGCCCAGCGCCTCGAGCACCATGTAGAGCGGTACGGCGCTCGCCACCATCGGGAACATCTGCGTGGCCAGCAGCAGGCGCACGCCCGCGTCTTTGCCCACGAACGAGAAGCGAGACAGCGCGTACGCGGCGGGCAGCGCGATGGCGATGCCCACCAGCGCGGTCGCGATGCTCACCAGGAGCGAAGACGCCGCCTGCGACAGCACGTGCGGGCTGCCCGCGAACTCGGTGACGTGCTCCAGCGTGAGCTGGCTGGGGATGGGCAACACGCGCCGCTCGGGCGCGCTGCCCGCGGAGAGCGCCGTCGAGATCACCCACAGCACCGGATAGAGCGCGAAGGCCACGGCCGCCACGATCGCCAGGTGCGACATCACGCTCTCCACCACGCTGACGCGCCGCTCGCTCATGTGGCCTCCCGCGCGCGCCCGACCCGCGACATGAGCCGAGAAGCCACGAACAAGAGCAGGAAGATCAGCACGGCGTAGGCCGCGGCGTAGCCGTATTGGGCCTGACGCGTGAACGCCCAGCGGTACGCCTCGGAGACCAGGATGTCCGTGGTGCCGTCCGGCTCGCCGCCGCTCACCAGGAACACGACGTTGAACTGGTTGAAGGTCCAGATGGCGCCGAGCAGCACCGCCGGCAGCATGCTCGGGACCACCATCGGAACGGTCACGCGCCAGAGCCGCTGCCAGCGCGTCGCGCCGTCCACCTCGGCCGCCTCCAGCACCTCCTTGGGGACGGAGGTGAGCGCGCCCAGCGTGACCACCATCATGAACGGGAAGCCGAGCCAGACGTTGGTGGCGAGGTTCGCCGTGAATGCGGTGGAGAAGCGCGCCCACCACGAGAACGGCTCGACGCCGACGGCCTCGAGCAAGGCGCTGACCGCGCCGAACTGCCGGCTGAACATGCCCTTCCAGGCCAGCGCCGTGACGTAGGACGGCACCGCCCAGGGGATGATCAGGAGCACCCGGTAGAGCGGCTTGAGCCTGAGCGTCGGGCGCGAGAGGGCCAGCCCGAGCGCGAAGCCGATACCGACGTGCAGCGTGAGGTTCGCGACAGTCCAGAGCAGGGTGACCAGCAGCACCAGGTAGAACGAGCCGCTGCCGAGCAGCGGGCCGCCCCGCGCCGTCAGGATCTGGACGAAGTTGGCCAGCCCCACGTAGTGCATCTCGCCCTGGCGTCCGGCAAAGAGCGCGGTGCCCGCGCCGACGGCGATGGGCAAGATGACCAGCGCGCCCACCGCGAGAACGGCGTGAGCCACCCAGCCGTAGGCCGGCAGCGAGCGCCGGAGGGCGGGACCGAGCTCACCCCCGCGCGAGCGCTGGAACAACCAGAAGGCTCCGGCCAGGCACAGCGCGCCAATCAGCACCAGCGCGACGTTCGGCGAGCGTCGCGGCGGCGGCGGGCGCACGACGTCTTCGAAGCGACGCGCGGCCTCGGTCAAGGCCGCGTCGGCGGACACCGTCCCGGAGAGCGTCTTCTTGAGCGCGCGCTCCGCGGGCTCCCAGGTGGTACGCATGCGCGGCGACGAAGGCATGGGCACCGCCACGGCGGCTTGCGCGGCAAAC contains:
- a CDS encoding serine/threonine protein kinase, giving the protein MAATAAAPSFESRRRLAGSRLGRYQVGSRIGVGGSAAVYLGRLTGPMSFERFVAIKVVHDHLSEEKEFISQFLDEANLLVRVAHPNIVQVHELGREGDTLFLAMEYLHGQPLSKLTSALGRRNERLAPEAVAWLGARIADGLGYAHQLEDDQGNSLGLVHRDVSPQNVFVTYRGEVKLIDFGIARAAGRIAQTTLGRVKGKFSYMAPEQVLGKEFDHRADLFALGATLYEAAVGARLFAGIDESETLHKLLFEEIPDPCARVEGFPEELGKILSRALESEPDKRYQNAGELARDLDAFVRSRDTDDPQALLAGSVTRLFESEREEQQKAIEALRQASTEEVTGRDVLGANERASGVVSLRPEPQKPRLWAYALAAGGAVLTVGLAGLALKSEPRPTPGPAPSAAPLPAEVSVEVTTQPDVEATIRVAGVLAEGRPRRASVPRSETAVEIEVRAEGFEPAKLSVVPDRERGVVVPLSRIPEPLPAPSADKPVKKGGAKTGPATKKGDPLVTKYPFGKK
- a CDS encoding FHA domain-containing protein, translated to MRNTPVTWPRAELSGGVPSTGRRFALLMGGNELALSRGELLLGRSRSCQVIVEDMLVSRHHARLLVSKVALFVEDLGSTNGVIVNEVPISGPTPLHDGDRIIVGTQELVVRAVDDGIETLEPPSPRVSQPTPKAQPSVQLAAVVTRQQPTQPEVPAQVTVPMVRAPEPSVYPSEGGDTTQRTEKADGLLTMARMADRMIAMGRHDAAARLLGDHLKGVLAKAKQGRVVPRDVLDTVGVYGLKLSEVTHDATWANLAIELHSMARRPLPERAVGILELLLLRLPELDRQLLLRFKAALRDAADNLSREEWTLVERILKMPTR
- a CDS encoding DNRLRE domain-containing protein; the protein is MGRVLLFSIGLACAACSLFPDTAPRLEDDSGAGGVAGTTPGGGTGGTAGIGATSGGGSSGSGGSAGDAGDAGDAAGCGGQQALTLDAARDTYIGSSPPTANHGSKSILEVLTFTQSSGQRALVGFELSKGTLPAGAKLEKATLSLRVLLNEGATQDLGAHRLQKSWTEDGATWAKYDGSSNWLKNGGDFLPPSSQVAVGPNVKVGDTLGWDVTADVAGVLDGSLGNEGWLVKPLVDDPLDGEKLHFASREGTDPVARPKLELVYVICP
- a CDS encoding FHA domain-containing protein → MPGVMPYRLKVPTGWLPLAPGGYEIGRSAHCQVILDGAKVSRLHARIVVDSTGVSVEDLGSSNGVFVNGRRVVRGRQAIMPGDRLLVGDVELELSLGEVPDSLPPDHRPSGRPTLVDSLPAPGESRNVATSKAHALELLGSVAERAIGTGDAKRAELILGGRLREVLAAAAAGGCDALSRELAMRQALLLARTLPSAAWVDYSIDLLSSTRSLPSDTELSALESAAQKVSGADARKLQDYTTLVRAMPSSLEKVRSLQRLEAVLATVCGRQ
- a CDS encoding thymidine kinase translates to MHHVPHDTGWIEVITGCMFSGKTEELIRRLNRATYAKQRVKIFKPRIDARYAPDSVVSHSKQELTAVAVDDAHEILEHAADADVIGIDEAQFFGPPVVGVAERLANEGKRVVVAGLDQDYLGRPFEPMPHLMAVAEYVTKNLAICMLCGNPADRSQRLVRRDATVVVGGTESYEARCRRCFDPALSAPAQAQLFDAAEADA
- a CDS encoding ABC transporter permease subunit — its product is MSERRVSVVESVMSHLAIVAAVAFALYPVLWVISTALSAGSAPERRVLPIPSQLTLEHVTEFAGSPHVLSQAASSLLVSIATALVGIAIALPAAYALSRFSFVGKDAGVRLLLATQMFPMVASAVPLYMVLEALGLLDTRTGLVVCYATTSVPFAIFQLRGAFDTIPKDLEEAAMVDGATRLGAFLRVVLPAARPAIAVTALFAFMSAYNEFILAATILGKEEALTLPVVLQRYVGEHDAAWGTFAAGSILVSLPVMLLFYVVQKNLVAGLTAGGVKG
- a CDS encoding extracellular solute-binding protein, whose amino-acid sequence is MKRAWLVLCCLFALARPARAAEPLAVWHAYRGDEKAALEQVLAAFEKKEGVKVEALQVPHDAYAAKLTAAVPRGHGPDVFIDSHERIGDLAQRGVVALLPREATGAGFPERALEALASPQGLRGLPLALKCLALYVNQDLVPEVPASLEGFGALRASLPKGVVPLVYETRNMYFHAALLHAFGGAQLAPDESFGFRGEAGVRSLELVQRLMREGVVPEEASGAVVGELFKTGKAAMAISGPWFASDIGQSVRYRVVPLPPIEAAGAPMRPFLTVEAASLTPKGKGNPQASRLLAFIAGDDGAELRARVGRQVVARVELPPSAKGDAFLAAFAAQAAVAVPMPSSPRMRTTWEPAERALKKTLSGTVSADAALTEAARRFEDVVRPPPPRRSPNVALVLIGALCLAGAFWLFQRSRGGELGPALRRSLPAYGWVAHAVLAVGALVILPIAVGAGTALFAGRQGEMHYVGLANFVQILTARGGPLLGSGSFYLVLLVTLLWTVANLTLHVGIGFALGLALSRPTLRLKPLYRVLLIIPWAVPSYVTALAWKGMFSRQFGAVSALLEAVGVEPFSWWARFSTAFTANLATNVWLGFPFMMVVTLGALTSVPKEVLEAAEVDGATRWQRLWRVTVPMVVPSMLPAVLLGAIWTFNQFNVVFLVSGGEPDGTTDILVSEAYRWAFTRQAQYGYAAAYAVLIFLLLFVASRLMSRVGRAREAT